From the genome of Halonatronomonas betaini, one region includes:
- the dnaX gene encoding DNA polymerase III subunit gamma/tau, with protein sequence MAFLSLYRKYRPKNFSDLVGQEQVVQTLKNSIEFERISHAYLFAGPRGTGKTSTAKVYARALNCLEEERIEPCGQCENCKRIDNDQSMDLIEIDAASNRGIEAIRELREKVKFYPGEGRYKIYIIDEVHMLTNQAFNALLKTLEEPPDKVIFILATTEPHKVIPTILSRCQRFDFSLLTQQEIASRLEYICQEENIQYEREALNLIAYSSSGGMRDAISLLDQAISYSGKDISLEQIEEMLGRVKVKTLSRFVNYLAENDTAGAIELSGQLQSAGRTVGRIVSDLIDYCRQLMLIANDSPKLAYRGLDSGRKNLLENDSKLFSADEINYIVSKLTELDGQLRYAERPDILLELTLVRLTDPAADESRAGLARRLTEIEDKLAAIESGQGISFAPEEEVLVEAEKKSVETKSSGGSKSSVEPETKDKSVDKIAQNTQKDSVSEQRFEKSDKIDSIRQAESSDSRGKKVAQSSKNTESRPIPEKTWQKILNDIRNEDIRTHAMVKESQLPIRKGDKLKFIFSKDKQFHYQQAAKQSALIERVVNQLASENLTVQLEIEGEKNINDNREGGSGNFSKGESSSQNSSNRSSQGEFPLLKEAQKVFGGRIIKVSDEMISNFKGGNKNEHEENDETGTTDAG encoded by the coding sequence ATGGCTTTTCTCTCGCTTTATCGAAAATATCGTCCTAAAAACTTTTCAGATTTAGTTGGACAGGAGCAGGTCGTTCAGACTCTAAAGAATTCAATAGAGTTTGAGCGAATTTCTCATGCCTATTTATTTGCCGGACCTAGAGGGACTGGAAAGACTTCTACTGCTAAGGTTTATGCCCGTGCGTTAAACTGTCTTGAAGAAGAACGAATTGAACCCTGTGGTCAATGTGAGAACTGTAAAAGGATTGATAATGATCAATCTATGGATTTAATTGAAATTGATGCTGCTTCTAATCGTGGAATTGAGGCTATTAGAGAGTTAAGGGAGAAAGTTAAATTTTATCCAGGTGAAGGCCGGTATAAAATTTATATTATTGATGAGGTTCATATGCTGACCAATCAGGCCTTTAATGCTCTCTTAAAAACTTTAGAGGAACCGCCAGATAAGGTTATCTTTATTCTGGCTACAACTGAGCCCCATAAAGTTATTCCGACAATTTTATCCCGGTGTCAGCGCTTTGATTTTTCACTATTAACCCAGCAGGAGATTGCCAGTCGTCTTGAATATATCTGTCAGGAAGAGAATATTCAGTATGAAAGAGAGGCTTTAAACCTAATTGCCTACAGTTCCAGTGGCGGTATGCGAGACGCTATCAGTCTTTTAGATCAGGCTATCTCTTATTCTGGCAAGGATATTTCTTTAGAACAGATAGAAGAGATGTTAGGCCGGGTTAAAGTTAAGACACTTTCAAGGTTTGTTAATTATCTGGCTGAAAATGATACTGCTGGAGCTATTGAGCTCTCAGGCCAGCTACAATCGGCTGGGAGAACAGTTGGCAGAATTGTTTCAGATTTAATAGATTATTGTCGGCAGTTAATGTTGATTGCCAATGATAGTCCTAAACTGGCTTATAGAGGGCTGGATTCCGGGAGAAAGAACTTACTGGAAAATGATAGCAAGCTCTTTTCAGCAGATGAAATCAATTATATAGTTTCTAAGTTGACTGAACTTGATGGTCAGCTCCGTTATGCTGAAAGGCCTGATATCTTACTGGAGCTAACTCTGGTCAGGTTGACTGATCCGGCAGCTGATGAAAGCAGGGCCGGTCTGGCCAGACGATTAACTGAAATTGAGGATAAATTGGCTGCAATTGAAAGCGGTCAGGGTATCTCTTTTGCTCCAGAGGAGGAAGTTTTAGTAGAAGCTGAGAAAAAATCAGTGGAAACTAAATCCTCAGGGGGATCCAAATCTTCAGTGGAGCCTGAAACTAAAGATAAATCTGTTGATAAAATAGCACAGAATACTCAAAAGGACTCTGTTTCTGAACAAAGATTTGAAAAATCTGATAAAATAGATAGTATAAGACAGGCTGAAAGTTCAGATTCCAGGGGTAAAAAAGTTGCTCAGAGTTCTAAAAATACTGAAAGCAGGCCAATTCCAGAAAAAACCTGGCAGAAGATCTTAAATGATATCCGAAATGAGGATATTAGAACTCATGCCATGGTTAAGGAGAGCCAGTTGCCGATTAGAAAAGGCGATAAGCTTAAATTCATTTTTTCTAAAGATAAACAGTTCCATTATCAACAGGCTGCCAAGCAATCTGCTCTTATAGAGCGAGTTGTTAATCAGTTGGCCAGTGAAAATTTAACTGTTCAGCTGGAGATAGAGGGCGAAAAGAATATTAATGATAATAGAGAAGGTGGCTCTGGAAATTTTAGTAAAGGGGAAAGTTCTTCGCAAAATAGCTCAAATAGAAGTTCACAGGGAGAATTTCCTCTATTAAAGGAAGCCCAAAAAGTCTTTGGAGGAAGAATTATTAAAGTTTCAGATGAGATGATTTCTAATTTTAAAGGAGGTAATAAAAATGAACATGAAGAAAATGATGAAACAGGCACAACAGATGCAGGCTAA
- a CDS encoding YbaB/EbfC family nucleoid-associated protein, whose product MNMKKMMKQAQQMQAKMEKMQEELKERTVEATAGGGVVKVVVNGKFQVLDLEIDPDAVDPDDVEMLEDLVLAAINEGMRDVQDMINDEMGDLTGGMNLPGMF is encoded by the coding sequence ATGAACATGAAGAAAATGATGAAACAGGCACAACAGATGCAGGCTAAAATGGAGAAAATGCAGGAAGAACTTAAGGAGAGAACTGTTGAAGCAACTGCCGGTGGTGGCGTTGTAAAAGTAGTTGTTAACGGTAAATTTCAGGTGCTGGATCTAGAGATAGACCCGGATGCAGTTGATCCTGATGATGTTGAAATGCTTGAAGATTTAGTTCTAGCAGCTATTAATGAAGGTATGAGAGATGTCCAGGATATGATTAATGATGAGATGGGCGATCTTACCGGAGGAATGAATCTGCCGGGGATGTTTTAA
- the recR gene encoding recombination mediator RecR, translating to MYRYPRAFNRLKAELEKLPGIGSRTATRLSFHLLERQQVDLDELAQAITSIKRDIQFCQECHNLTSEELCSICQEDRNTDIICIVESPGDVIAMEKTGEFRGVYHVLHGLISPLDDIGPEELSLENLEERIRKFNTKEVIIATDPSAEGDATALYLQKKLADLDVKLSRLAQGLPAGGDLEYADEVTLSRSLAGRQEIQ from the coding sequence ATGTACCGCTACCCGAGAGCATTCAATCGGCTTAAGGCCGAGTTAGAAAAACTGCCTGGAATTGGCTCCAGAACAGCCACCAGGCTTAGTTTTCATCTTTTAGAGAGGCAGCAGGTTGATCTAGATGAATTAGCCCAGGCGATTACTTCAATCAAAAGGGATATTCAGTTCTGCCAGGAATGCCATAATCTAACATCTGAAGAGCTCTGTTCGATCTGTCAGGAGGACAGGAATACGGATATAATCTGTATTGTTGAGAGCCCTGGAGATGTTATCGCCATGGAAAAAACTGGTGAATTTAGAGGGGTCTATCATGTGCTTCATGGTCTGATTTCTCCTCTGGATGATATTGGGCCTGAAGAGTTGTCTCTTGAAAATTTAGAAGAAAGAATTAGAAAATTTAATACTAAAGAGGTTATTATTGCAACAGATCCCAGCGCTGAGGGAGATGCAACTGCTTTGTATTTGCAGAAAAAGTTGGCAGATTTAGATGTTAAATTGTCAAGGCTTGCCCAGGGGTTACCTGCCGGTGGAGATCTTGAATATGCTGATGAAGTAACCCTTTCCAGGTCTCTGGCCGGGCGCCAGGAGATCCAATAA
- a CDS encoding DUF362 domain-containing protein, whose translation MSSKVFYASTRASQKNQSMIEKLYRLFKRAGFDSLIEEDDLIGIKQHFGEIGNTAFIRPIYTRRIVEAIKEAGGKPFLTDANTLYVGERANSVDHLHTAHKNGFGYSTVGAPLIIADGITGKSYLEIEVGLKHFDYVKIGSEICNSDGMISLAHFKGHQLTGFGGTFKNIGMGLGSRSGKQMMHSTVKPSITEEHCIKCKECVLYCPEDAIEINDDKSFIIEEKCIGCGECVVTCPTDAISIEWEGGSMEVQERQVEFTAGVLKSIDNKAGYVNFVNNVTPDCDCSPWSDQPLIRDQGILASKDPVALEQASLDLTVKAEALSGTALPEDAGTAIGENKFKLIHTSTDGGVRQIEYAEELGLGNRDYKLIKI comes from the coding sequence ATGAGTTCAAAAGTATTTTATGCATCAACTAGAGCGAGTCAGAAAAACCAGAGTATGATCGAAAAACTATATAGATTATTTAAACGTGCAGGTTTTGATAGCCTAATTGAAGAAGATGACTTAATCGGAATCAAACAGCATTTTGGAGAGATTGGAAATACAGCCTTTATCAGGCCTATCTATACCAGAAGAATTGTCGAGGCCATTAAAGAAGCCGGCGGCAAGCCTTTTCTAACTGATGCCAATACCCTTTATGTTGGCGAAAGGGCCAATAGTGTCGATCACTTACATACTGCCCATAAAAATGGTTTTGGCTACAGTACAGTTGGAGCACCATTAATTATAGCAGATGGGATCACTGGCAAGTCATATCTTGAAATTGAAGTTGGACTAAAACATTTTGATTATGTTAAAATTGGCAGTGAAATCTGCAATTCCGATGGAATGATCAGTCTGGCCCATTTTAAAGGCCATCAATTGACAGGCTTTGGTGGAACCTTCAAAAATATCGGAATGGGTCTAGGAAGCCGGAGTGGCAAGCAGATGATGCATTCAACTGTAAAGCCTTCAATCACAGAAGAACACTGTATCAAATGCAAAGAATGCGTTCTCTACTGTCCAGAGGATGCCATTGAAATTAATGATGATAAAAGTTTCATAATAGAAGAAAAATGTATCGGCTGTGGCGAATGTGTTGTCACCTGCCCGACTGATGCCATCTCAATCGAATGGGAAGGTGGCAGCATGGAAGTCCAGGAGCGCCAGGTCGAATTTACAGCTGGAGTCCTTAAATCAATAGATAATAAAGCCGGCTATGTCAACTTTGTCAATAATGTCACCCCTGACTGTGACTGTTCCCCCTGGAGTGATCAACCATTAATCAGAGACCAGGGTATCCTGGCCAGTAAAGACCCTGTTGCCTTAGAACAGGCCTCTCTAGACCTTACAGTTAAAGCAGAGGCTCTTTCTGGAACAGCCTTACCTGAAGATGCAGGGACTGCTATAGGAGAAAACAAATTCAAATTAATCCATACTTCAACTGATGGTGGTGTCAGGCAGATCGAATATGCTGAAGAATTAGGCCTGGGTAACAGAGATTATAAGTTAATTAAAATATAA
- the guaB gene encoding IMP dehydrogenase — protein MYSREEKILGEALTFDDILLVPSYSEVVPASVSTDSDLTDNISLKVPILSAAMDTVTNSDMAIAMAREGGLGIVHKNMGPDEQAAEIDRVKRSESGVIIDPFYLGPDDLIREAESLMSRFRISGVPIVDEDRKLVGILTNRDLRFIENYDRPISEVMTSDDLVTGPVDTTLEKAKKLLQEHKIEKLPLVDDDNVLMGLITIKDIEKAKKYPDATKDKNGRLQVGAAVGVGDSEFARVEKLIEAEVDLIVIDTAHGHSSGVIEMVKRVKSNYPEVDLMAGNVATSEATEALFAAGADIVKVGIGPGSICTTRVVAGVGVPQISAVMNAASIAHKYDKTIIADGGIKYSGDIVKAIAAGADAVMVGSILAGTEESPGQKEIYKGRSFKVYRGMGSMEAMKKGSKDRYFQAEAEADKLVPEGIEGRVPFKGPLSDTLYQLAGGLRSGMGYCGTKDIDTLKREGKFIKITSAGLKESHPHDISITKEAPNYSVD, from the coding sequence ATGTACTCAAGAGAGGAAAAAATTCTTGGAGAAGCCTTAACTTTTGATGATATTCTTCTGGTTCCTTCTTATTCAGAGGTCGTTCCTGCTTCTGTTTCTACTGATTCAGATCTGACTGATAATATTAGTTTAAAGGTGCCGATTTTAAGTGCTGCCATGGATACAGTTACTAATTCTGATATGGCAATTGCCATGGCCAGGGAAGGCGGATTAGGAATAGTTCATAAGAATATGGGCCCTGATGAGCAGGCTGCAGAGATCGATCGGGTAAAACGTTCAGAAAGTGGAGTTATTATTGATCCCTTTTATTTAGGGCCAGATGATCTGATTAGAGAGGCAGAAAGTTTGATGTCACGGTTTAGAATTTCAGGGGTTCCAATTGTAGATGAAGATAGAAAACTGGTTGGTATTTTAACCAATCGGGATTTGAGGTTTATTGAGAATTATGATCGGCCAATTTCAGAGGTTATGACTTCGGATGATTTGGTAACCGGTCCTGTAGATACAACCTTAGAGAAAGCCAAAAAGTTATTGCAGGAGCATAAGATTGAAAAACTGCCACTGGTAGACGATGATAATGTCTTGATGGGTCTGATTACGATAAAGGATATTGAAAAGGCCAAAAAGTATCCTGATGCAACTAAGGATAAGAATGGCAGACTCCAGGTTGGTGCTGCAGTTGGGGTTGGCGATTCTGAATTTGCCCGGGTTGAAAAGTTGATTGAGGCAGAGGTTGATCTAATTGTAATTGATACTGCCCATGGCCATTCCTCTGGAGTAATAGAGATGGTAAAGCGGGTAAAGAGCAATTACCCTGAGGTCGATCTAATGGCAGGTAATGTGGCAACTTCTGAAGCTACTGAGGCTTTATTTGCTGCCGGTGCTGATATTGTTAAGGTTGGTATCGGGCCAGGCTCTATCTGTACAACCAGGGTCGTTGCCGGTGTCGGTGTTCCTCAGATTTCAGCTGTAATGAATGCTGCCAGCATTGCCCATAAATATGATAAGACGATAATAGCTGATGGCGGTATCAAGTATTCTGGTGATATTGTTAAGGCTATTGCAGCTGGCGCAGATGCTGTCATGGTCGGAAGTATTCTGGCTGGAACAGAGGAGAGCCCGGGGCAGAAAGAAATTTATAAAGGCCGTAGTTTCAAGGTTTATCGTGGTATGGGTTCAATGGAGGCCATGAAAAAGGGCAGTAAGGATAGGTATTTCCAGGCTGAGGCTGAGGCCGACAAGTTGGTTCCAGAAGGAATTGAGGGCAGGGTACCATTTAAAGGACCTCTATCAGATACGCTCTATCAGTTAGCTGGTGGACTCCGTTCAGGTATGGGCTATTGTGGTACTAAAGATATAGATACATTAAAGCGAGAAGGCAAATTTATCAAGATTACATCGGCTGGTTTAAAAGAGAGCCATCCACATGATATAAGCATTACAAAAGAGGCTCCTAATTACAGTGTCGATTAG
- the trxB gene encoding thioredoxin-disulfide reductase: protein MEETEKNLKEVVIIGAGPAGLTAAIYSGRSGHKPVVIGGEQPGGQIINSSTLDNFPGFPEGLSGPDFGQKMIEQASRFEVELDFDIVEEVDFSERPYRVDTTLESYYAKTIIIATGAKPRQLGLPNENKLTGNGVSYCATCDGALYRDKVVAVVGGGDVALEEADFLTRFASKVYLIHRRDEFRGSEILSRRVRENPDIVCLCSNEVEELLEDKNGLSGIRIFDKKKGKTDVLDDVDGIFIAIGYIPNNSLFKEKLKLNDAGYIITNDKQETNLPGVYAAGDIQDQRYQQVITAAASGAKAAMELDAYLNE from the coding sequence GTGGAAGAGACAGAAAAGAATTTGAAAGAAGTTGTGATTATTGGAGCCGGACCAGCTGGTTTAACTGCTGCGATTTATTCTGGTAGATCAGGCCATAAGCCTGTTGTTATTGGAGGAGAACAGCCTGGTGGCCAGATTATAAATAGTAGCACCCTGGATAATTTTCCAGGTTTTCCAGAGGGGTTATCCGGACCTGATTTTGGTCAGAAGATGATTGAGCAGGCAAGCAGGTTTGAGGTTGAACTTGATTTTGATATTGTTGAAGAGGTTGATTTTTCTGAAAGACCTTACAGGGTTGATACAACTTTAGAATCCTATTATGCTAAAACGATTATTATAGCAACAGGCGCTAAGCCAAGACAGCTTGGCCTGCCTAATGAAAATAAATTGACTGGTAATGGAGTCTCCTATTGTGCTACCTGTGATGGGGCTCTTTATAGAGATAAGGTTGTTGCTGTTGTAGGCGGCGGTGATGTTGCACTAGAAGAGGCTGATTTCTTAACAAGATTTGCCAGCAAGGTTTATTTAATTCATAGAAGAGATGAGTTTAGAGGCTCTGAAATTTTATCCAGGAGAGTTAGAGAGAATCCTGATATAGTCTGTTTATGTAGCAATGAGGTTGAAGAATTATTAGAGGATAAAAATGGTCTTTCTGGCATTAGAATTTTTGATAAGAAAAAAGGCAAGACAGATGTTCTAGATGATGTTGATGGAATCTTTATTGCAATAGGTTATATTCCAAATAATAGTTTATTTAAAGAGAAATTAAAATTAAATGATGCCGGATATATCATTACAAATGATAAACAGGAGACTAACTTACCAGGTGTTTATGCAGCCGGGGATATTCAGGATCAGAGGTATCAACAGGTTATAACTGCTGCAGCCAGCGGTGCTAAAGCAGCTATGGAGTTAGATGCATATCTAAACGAATAA
- the tmk gene encoding dTMP kinase yields MSGLFITLEGLEGSGKTTQQKYIVDELRDKGFDVLLTREPGATRLGKRIRELLLDPEWSEMTPRAEILLFAADRAQHVEEVVKPALKAGKIVISDRYFDSNLAYQGYGRGLDIEIVKKINLWAVDYLKPDLTFFLDLPVEVGLARARAQTVDKLGDRLEREELKFYQQIRDGYLKLAEESERFRVIDANRSIKEVKVDILQVIEEMI; encoded by the coding sequence ATGTCAGGATTATTTATCACACTTGAAGGTCTTGAAGGTTCAGGCAAAACCACCCAGCAGAAATATATTGTTGATGAATTAAGGGATAAAGGTTTTGATGTTCTTTTAACCAGGGAACCTGGTGCCACAAGGCTTGGAAAAAGAATCAGGGAGCTTTTATTAGATCCGGAATGGAGCGAGATGACTCCCAGGGCAGAGATACTCTTATTTGCTGCTGATAGGGCCCAGCATGTTGAAGAGGTTGTAAAACCTGCATTAAAAGCTGGTAAGATTGTAATTTCAGATAGATATTTTGATTCTAATCTTGCCTATCAGGGCTATGGGCGGGGGCTGGATATAGAAATAGTAAAAAAGATTAATCTCTGGGCTGTTGATTATCTGAAACCAGATTTAACTTTCTTTTTAGATCTGCCAGTGGAAGTTGGTCTGGCCAGAGCCAGGGCTCAGACAGTTGATAAATTAGGGGATAGACTGGAACGGGAAGAACTTAAATTTTATCAACAGATTAGAGATGGCTATTTAAAACTTGCTGAAGAATCAGAGCGGTTTAGAGTTATAGATGCTAATAGATCAATTAAAGAAGTTAAGGTTGATATTCTGCAGGTAATTGAGGAGATGATATAA
- a CDS encoding cyclic-di-AMP receptor: protein MTEESPKMKMVIAIVNDSDADSLQRNLNKARFQTTKLSSSGGFLREGNTTFLIGTEAKYLDELIEVLKENCEHRDKTVPSMSPVANTLEDHYSFPMHVEVGGATVFVIDVEQFYKI from the coding sequence ATGACTGAAGAATCTCCAAAGATGAAGATGGTTATTGCGATTGTCAATGATAGTGATGCTGATAGTTTACAGAGAAATTTAAATAAAGCCCGTTTTCAGACGACTAAACTCAGTAGTAGTGGCGGGTTTTTAAGAGAGGGCAATACAACATTTTTGATCGGTACAGAGGCTAAGTATTTAGATGAGTTAATTGAAGTCTTAAAAGAAAATTGCGAGCATAGAGATAAAACTGTTCCCTCGATGTCGCCTGTAGCCAATACTTTAGAGGATCATTATTCATTTCCAATGCATGTAGAGGTTGGTGGGGCAACAGTTTTTGTTATAGATGTAGAGCAGTTCTATAAAATTTAG
- the holB gene encoding DNA polymerase III subunit delta' yields the protein MAFADIPDQEKAKKLIKNQLNNQRLSHAYLFLGPEGVGQKELAKTLAKTYFCKNMTEDSCEECSQCIKVKHSNHPDFDLLEAEDNKDQIGIDLIRELQKRIAYRPYEAQHRFFIIAGADKMTEQAANSLLKTLEEPPDYATLILIAEDESKVLPTILSRCQQVRFEYLSDEILVSYFKQQGIKGENLNLMVRLAKGSLVQAEKIIDNREIFQKRNQVFQFLVGLANKSRVEVFREVDKWKEWYEEGLPLFDLLIDWYRDIIIVRDVKTDQINNQDYIDSIKTLREKCSKAELIKELELIREVTASINANVKIELALQYLLLKLRIKRCKYEESCRSNISSGR from the coding sequence ATGGCATTTGCTGATATACCAGATCAGGAGAAGGCGAAAAAATTAATAAAAAATCAACTTAATAACCAGCGTTTAAGTCATGCCTATTTATTTTTAGGGCCAGAGGGAGTTGGTCAGAAAGAACTTGCTAAAACCCTGGCCAAAACTTATTTCTGTAAAAATATGACTGAAGATAGTTGCGAAGAATGCAGCCAGTGTATTAAAGTTAAGCATTCTAATCATCCAGATTTTGATTTACTGGAAGCTGAAGATAATAAAGATCAGATCGGGATTGACCTTATTCGTGAGCTGCAAAAGCGGATAGCTTATAGACCTTATGAAGCTCAGCACCGGTTCTTTATAATTGCAGGTGCAGATAAGATGACTGAACAGGCAGCTAACTCGCTTTTGAAAACTTTAGAAGAACCTCCAGATTATGCAACGCTTATCTTAATTGCAGAGGATGAGAGTAAAGTTTTACCAACTATTCTCTCCCGTTGCCAGCAGGTCAGGTTTGAATATTTATCAGATGAAATTTTAGTAAGCTATTTTAAACAGCAGGGTATAAAAGGTGAAAATCTGAATCTTATGGTCCGGCTGGCCAAAGGAAGTTTAGTCCAGGCAGAAAAGATTATAGATAATAGAGAAATTTTTCAAAAAAGAAATCAGGTTTTTCAGTTTTTAGTTGGTTTAGCAAATAAATCGAGAGTTGAAGTTTTTAGAGAAGTTGATAAGTGGAAAGAATGGTATGAGGAGGGTTTACCTCTATTTGATTTGCTTATAGACTGGTATAGAGATATAATAATAGTTAGAGATGTAAAAACAGATCAGATTAATAATCAGGATTATATAGATTCTATAAAGACTTTACGTGAGAAATGTTCAAAGGCAGAACTTATTAAAGAATTAGAACTTATTCGAGAAGTTACTGCCAGTATAAATGCAAATGTGAAAATTGAATTGGCTCTCCAATATTTATTATTAAAGTTGCGAATTAAGAGGTGTAAATATGAAGAAAGTTGTAGGAGTAACATTTCGTCCGGCAGGTAA
- a CDS encoding PSP1 domain-containing protein, translating to MKKVVGVTFRPAGKIYYFDPKDFELEKNDYVIVETSRGIEFGMVVAIPKKVEEEELVSPLKPVIREATIEDKVKYDENKELEREAFKICLDKIENHGLPMKLVDVEYTFDHNKIIFYFTADGRVDFRELVKDLARVFKTRIELRQIGVRDEAKHLGGLGPCGMPTCCTRWLREFKPISIKMAKKQDLSLNPSKISGLCGRLMCCLRYESDSYRKMKKEMPSYGEKVELETGTKGKVVDRNLIKKTVKVSIDGESIVVNVDDLEDYDLDK from the coding sequence ATGAAGAAAGTTGTAGGAGTAACATTTCGTCCGGCAGGTAAAATATATTATTTTGATCCGAAGGACTTTGAATTAGAGAAAAATGATTATGTTATAGTTGAAACTTCAAGGGGAATAGAGTTTGGAATGGTAGTTGCTATTCCTAAAAAAGTTGAAGAAGAAGAACTGGTATCTCCATTAAAACCGGTTATTAGAGAGGCGACAATTGAAGATAAGGTTAAGTATGATGAAAATAAAGAATTGGAACGAGAGGCTTTTAAAATATGTCTTGATAAAATTGAAAACCATGGCTTACCAATGAAGCTGGTTGATGTTGAATATACATTTGATCATAATAAAATTATCTTTTATTTTACTGCTGATGGTCGAGTTGATTTTAGAGAGCTGGTTAAGGATTTAGCCAGGGTCTTCAAAACAAGGATAGAGCTTAGACAGATTGGGGTTAGAGATGAGGCCAAGCATTTAGGAGGTTTAGGACCCTGTGGGATGCCTACCTGCTGCACAAGATGGCTTAGAGAATTTAAACCTATCTCAATAAAGATGGCTAAAAAGCAGGATTTATCTTTAAATCCATCGAAAATTTCAGGGCTCTGTGGTCGACTTATGTGCTGCCTCAGGTATGAATCTGATTCATATAGGAAAATGAAAAAAGAAATGCCTTCATATGGAGAGAAAGTTGAACTGGAGACCGGCACAAAGGGTAAGGTTGTTGACAGGAATTTGATTAAGAAGACAGTTAAAGTGTCTATAGATGGTGAATCGATAGTTGTTAATGTTGATGATCTTGAAGATTATGATTTAGATAAATAG
- a CDS encoding initiation control protein YabA yields MDEEILSTLAYFQEEIEELSQKFQKLKDITYKLYKENEELEKENNDLKRLLFEQNDKSDEEDITPTQRAYSNLAHLYQENYHICHLSFGEKRHGDCLFCLQLLENQMEEGRAI; encoded by the coding sequence ATGGATGAGGAAATTTTAAGCACCCTGGCTTACTTTCAGGAAGAGATTGAAGAACTTTCTCAAAAATTTCAAAAACTTAAAGATATAACTTATAAATTGTATAAAGAGAATGAAGAGCTGGAAAAAGAGAATAACGACTTAAAGAGGTTACTTTTTGAACAGAATGATAAATCTGATGAAGAGGATATAACCCCCACCCAGAGAGCATATAGTAATTTAGCCCATTTATATCAGGAAAATTACCATATCTGCCATTTGAGTTTTGGAGAAAAACGTCATGGAGACTGTTTATTCTGTCTTCAGCTTTTAGAGAACCAGATGGAGGAGGGCAGAGCGATATGA